The DNA sequence TCTTTGAAGGCTCTTGGTACCATTTTACCAGGAAGATTTTACAAGTAAATTCTAAAAGCATTGTCAGTAATgaattttcttttaaattttattGCAGAGGTTACGCACCGAGTTTGAAGGTGGTGATGTGGTAGCAGTCAATTTAATTTTGGGCACTTCAGTGATGTCTAGCCGAGAGGTCTACTCCATTGTTTTTCCTCATGACTACTCCTTAGTACCTGCAGAATCTGTGGGTTCAAATAGAAGACATAGATTTGTTGAGTTTTTCAGGTAAGAATGTACTGTACAAGATACAGGAATTCATCTTACCATATACAGTACCATAGCTTGTGATGTACATGTATAAATATTACCTATGACACACTTTGGACATAGGGTTTATTTGCAGTGACATTAAAGCACATGTGTGTTGCTGTCTTTTTTTTGTAAAATTGATCTGGTTTCATGTTTTCTTAAACGTTTTCTTCCCTATTAAAGAGTAcaaaatttaacaaggaaatgtacaggaaggccccgctttacggcgtttcactttacggcgttccgctaatacggacatttcaaattatgaccaaaactcactatacggctccccccacctgactttctaatacggtcaccctgccccaccctgtttgtttacattctccatgagctcagtaagcactaagtctctccattttgtctggaaactccaaaatttcaaatgtttttaaaagttatttcatattttatatatactctgataattacttacttactcctgaccctacattaagactacaaatattttaaggtaagtaatgagtgaactgtatatacattttatcgctctgggatgcttaaatatcatagaatagtatgtgtgggtggggtggcctggtaaggtagcctggcttattacaatacataccacacttgatttcttacaataaatactacttgtctcaccctagattaagactataaatattttaaggtaagtaatgagtgcactatgtgtgtattgtacttttttattgttttttgatgcctggttctattgctaacttaatatatgttagtgtaaacttgttatctagtgtttgtatgcatttgtaagtggaaaaaaagggtgttccactttacggcggtttccgctttacggcggtagcctggaacctaacccgccgtataagtggggccttcctgtattttGAATTGTCACAATGGACCTCACGCCTGTTGTGGGAGCTGGTATTACACACTGTGCCAGTACTTCATGTAGAAAAATTGCCAGTAAAAGGGCTCTAGGCTTTAGTTTGCGTATGTCAAAATGCTCTTTTTCTAATAGTTCTAGCAACAATTCTACAAGTGATTCTTCCCCCATAGATGGGGAAAATCAAATAGGTACAATCAGTCATAAAGAATCAGTAGCTCTAAGGGCATTAAACATTCAAAAAACTAATAACTTTACTGATACTAATGGAAGCTCTTACTTTAGTAATGAAAGCCCTACTTGTATACAACCTGTTCTAGAAACTTCTATACAGTCACTTACAAGTACAGAATCAACTGAAGAAACTCCATCAGCTTCTTTAATCTTTGAAAAGCAGCCAATGCCCAGTAAACTTTTGACAACTCAAATGGGAAACTTTACACTCACAGACAACTGCCAGGACAATactgagtgtagcagtgatagtgcACAGTGGTATCAAATTGATAATGTAATCTGTGGGTTCAAAGATGTATGCTTTAAGTAATGTATTTTTAATGATTAACAAAATAATTATTATAGATTTAATTTCTAACATAAAACATTTGATCAATTTTAATGCTGTACTGCAAACGTTCTTCATCTGCGTATTAATATTTTAATGGAGATGGCAACTGTCTTATCAGTATCATAAAATTCTGTCTTTGGATGTGATATTTTAAGATGACCTGTACAATGGTTTGTGCAGTTGAAAATTGTATTGCAAATAGCACTAGTAAATTTTATTAGGATGTAATTGCAACTAATATTAGTAATTTTTAGATACTTTTTTTAATGGCACACAAAAGAAATCATGAAGTCACTGTTGTTAATGATGttttcctgtatttttttttaatgctaATGTAATATCTGTTTTCAAAACTTTGAGCTAAgtgcattattttttttaatgttacaCGACTATTTTTATACAAAAATGATTACACAAAGGTAAATACCAATATAAAACTTGTAGAATAGTGAATAAAATTTTATATTATTAATCTTGTAGGCCTTCCTTTTTTTAATCCAGGATAGACTATGTTACAGATTGatttggcgaggggctcttgatctagggaatcggatctgtgctccagttccctgaattgagcctgaataccttccatcctcccccctacatgcgctgtataatcctatgggtttagcgctcccccatggttataataataatcatacagATTGATTTACATTAGTCATCTCTAACATGGAAATCTCATAGGTATGCAAAGCATTTTGGTCATTACTTAAGTCTAAATAATCAATCATGTATGTTGCTTAGCACTACAGTGTCTTATAGTATCTTGCAGATTTTTGTTATGTACATAAAACCTTGTGTTATAAACAAATGAACAATAAACAACTTTATTACTTTGTGTAATATAGAAGGTATAGCTTAcaggtaataaaatattgttaagcacaaagaaagccactagcatgcatgaGCATTTCAAGCAGACTGATACTAATGCTTACACACTACTTAGGATTAGACATAGGTTACTGAGAGGCAAATTTTAATTATGCATTATT is a window from the Cherax quadricarinatus isolate ZL_2023a unplaced genomic scaffold, ASM3850222v1 Contig4519, whole genome shotgun sequence genome containing:
- the LOC138852160 gene encoding uncharacterized protein (The sequence of the model RefSeq protein was modified relative to this genomic sequence to represent the inferred CDS: added 336 bases not found in genome assembly), which codes for MYHNLPTKRRLKENIKIDVKLERSLTKYSCLNIVEDILKYILYQRQQIPVQYEVLVREVENAQHEDSSHQHESDKQVYSRKEESTKQKLRRKRERWLTKVTKFIENFKSVMQRLRTEFEGGDVVAVNLILGTSVMSSREVYSIVFPHDYSLVPAESVGSNRRHRFVEFFRIVTMDLTPVVGAGITHCASTSCRKIASKRALGFSLRMSKCSFSNSSSNNSTSDSSPIDGENQIGTISHKESVALRALNIQKTNNFTDTNGSSYFSNESPTCIQPVLETSIQSLTSTESTEETPSASLIFEKQPMPSKLLTTQMGNFTLTDNCQDNTECSSDSAQWYQIDNVICGFKDVCFK